A region from the Onthophagus taurus isolate NC chromosome 8, IU_Otau_3.0, whole genome shotgun sequence genome encodes:
- the LOC139431385 gene encoding uncharacterized protein — protein MYRQILISPMQRDFQRILWRFSPDNPIQEYVLNTVTYGISSAPFLALRTLVELSDIYHQEFPRASKALKHNIYVDDIVVSSPTIEEALNLQEELIALLKKGKFELRKWASNCPEILNLVSESDVQQPISLDYDEINYIKVLGLQWDPCTDEFRYSYSARTSSCTKRNILSDVARIYDPLGFLTPCTLKAKHFIQQLWQIKSDWDEIAPSLMASNWNKFKSQLELLSVIRLPRLMIPDNSSSLQLHVFCDASQVGYCAVAYLRSQYSSQVVSTSFVCAKSRVAPLKVISVPRLELCGATLLADLVKNVLEYLSPTIKIDSVTAWTDSQVVLNWINSEPCTWKVFIANRVSHIQEIVPSESWRYVPSLENPADCGSRGFYPGQLSTFDLWWKGPSWLIDDSNNWPANPIRNFIQEDILKEKRTITVNSTETQLSFFDHLLTKFSSLSKVKRIIAYMRRFITQIQRKRSSYSILLSPIELQSALYSIIKHVQHQHFPDVYQAILKNQLPKKPFHKLALFIDRDGLMRVGGRLKNSDMPFEQKHPLLLPSDSRLSEMIIEKTHQSFLHPGLRTLHCLLLQQFWIVSARKVIYRVLSKCIKCFRAKPRSYAPIMADLPKYRVSALKAFSVVGIDYAGPFLISMRRCRGTISVKGYVCIFVCSATKAIHLELVSDMSTEAFIASLRRFVSRRGRCELIFSDNGTNFVGANRRLEEMANTAKVKLGLNWQFNPPSAPHFNGLVEAGVKPGPFSLKVESSYQVATVATDGTGLLGPMEERISSYTPATSKMEFGPSEFTCGRFGSPEE, from the exons ATGTACAGACAGATCCTTATATCTCCAATGCAAAGGGACTTTCAAAGAATTCTGTGGCGATTCTCTCCAGACAATCCAATACAAGAGTATGTGCTTAATACGGTAACTTATGGCATCTCCTCAGCTCCTTTTCTTGCCCTCAGAACACTTGTAGAATTATCAGACATCTATCATCAGGAATTTCCGAGAGCGTCCAAAGCCctaaaacataatatttatgttgatGATATTGTAGTTAGTAGTCCAACAATAGAAGAAGCACTAAATTTACAAGAAGAATTAAtagctttattaaaaaaggggAAGTTTGAACTCCGTAAATGGGCCAGTAACTGCCCTGAAATTCTAAATCTGGTTTCTGAGTCCGATGTCCAACAACCTATTTCGCTGGACTACGACGAAATCAATTATATAAAGGTTTTGGGTCTCCAATGGGATCCCTGTACAGATGAGTTTAGATATTCATATTCAGCTAGAACGTCAAGTTGCACAAAAAGAAACATCCTTTCTGATGTGGCACGGATTTATGACCCGCTTGGCTTTTTAACTCCCTGTACATTGAAGGCCAAACATTTTATTCAACAATTGTGGCAAATAAAAAGCGATTGGGATGAAATCGCCCCTTCATTGATGGCCTCAAattggaataaatttaaatctcaATTGGAACTATTATCTGTAATTCGTTTACCTCGATTAATGATCCCAGACAATTCTAGTTCTCTTCAACTTCACGTCTTTTGCGATGCTTCTCAGGTGGGCTACTGTGCAGTGGCGTATTTGCGTAGCCAATATTCCTCTCAAGTTGTCAGCACTTCCTTTGTTTGTGCCAAATCCCGCGTAGCCCCATTGAAAGTCATATCGGTTCCTCGCCTTGAGCTCTGCGGAGCTACTCTTTTAGCCGATCTGGTTAAGAATGTTCTTGAATATCTATCACctacaataaaaatagattctGTTACTGCTTGGACAGACTCTCAGGTAGTGCTAAATTGGATTAATTCCGAACCTTGTACATGGAAAGTGTTCATCGCAAATCGCGTCAGTCATATTCAAGAAATTGTTCCGTCGGAGTCATGGAGATATGTTCCGTCTCTCGAAAATCCTGCTGATTGTGGCTCGCGGGGATTTTATCCTGGTCAATTGTCAACATTTGATTTATGGTGGAAGGGTCCATCTTGGTTGATTGACGACAGCAACAATTGGCCTGCCAATCCAATTCGTAATTTTATTCAAGAAGATAtccttaaagaaaaaagaacgATTACAGTTAATTCTACTGAAACAcaactgtcattttttgatCATTTACTTACCAAATTTTCTTCCTTGTCAAAGGTTAAACGTATCATTGCCTACATGAGGCGGTTTATTACTCAAATTCAACGAAAAAGATCATCTTATTCCATATTATTATCTCCTATTGAACTTCAGAGTGCTCTCTATTCAATTATAAAACATGTACAACATCAACACTTTCCGGATGTATATCAAGccatcttaaaaaatcaattacctAAAAAACCATTCCATAAGCTGGCTCTATTTATTGACCGAGATGGATTGATGAGGGTGGGTGGACGCTTGAAGAATTCGGACATGCCATTTGAACAGAAACATCCTTTGTTACTTCCAAGTGACTCCCGATTGAGCGAAATGATAATTGAAAAAACCCATCAGTCATTTTTACATCCAGGACTTCGTACTTTACATTGCCTTCTTTTACAACAGTTTTGGATTGTTTCTGCAAGAAAGGTAATATATCGAGTATTATCAAAGTGTATTAAATGTTTTAGAGCCAAACCACGTTCTTATGCTCCAATAATGGCGGACTTACCAAAATACCGAGTTTCAGCACTTAAAGCCTTTTCGGTTGTTGGAATAGATTACGCTGGACCATTTCTTATATCCATGAGACGATGCCGGGGAACCATTTCCGTTAAAGGCTACGTGTGCATATTCGTCTGCTCGGCAACCAAGGCCATCCATCTCGAATTGGTATCGGATATGTCCACAGAGGCTTTCATTGCCTCCCTGAGACGTTTTGTGTCAAGACGGGGTCGCTGTGAGCTCATATTTAGCGACAATGGCACCAATTTTGTGGGGGCAAATCGTAGATTGGAAGAGATGGCGAATACAGCAAAGGTTAAATTGGGTCTTAATTGGCAATTCAACCCCCCATCAGCGCCACATTTTAATGGTTTGGTCGAGGCCGGAGTAAA ACCCGGACCTTTCTCACTTAAAGTTGAATCGTCTTACCAGGTGGCAACTGTTGCAACGGATGGTACAGGACTTTTGGGGCCGATGGAAGAACGAATATCTTCATACACTCCAGCAAcgtcaaaaatggaatttGGGCCTTCCGAATTTACGTGTGGGAGATTTGGTAGTCCTGAAGAATGA
- the LOC111420062 gene encoding F-box only protein 21-like codes for MVIFEGVARRLGVKLEWVYDPDDFLWRFIQLDNSEKKIYYVDVSNGGKLILADRGLIANPNSFFKSESVLKRLINYLAKSPHQNDSLTPSILALNLRTHPNKLQARFEFSVYYRRYNIEIHPETYLYHDGFPPHGLYPINPPKSPPKRNINVKFAVGMVMKHKLYNYACVIYGCDNTCDRKYREIPYKQFKLDESQQFSKVLLEDGSKRYVAQEHLLHSGLKGGFDKTLKVGKFFTHFFKNQFVPN; via the exons ATGGTCATTTTCGAGGGGGTTGCACGAAGATTGGGGGTCAAATTGGAATGGGTTTATGACCCAGATGATTTTTTGTGGCGATTTATTCAACTTGATAActcagaaaagaaaatttattacgtTGATGTTTCAAACGGGGGTAAACTCATTTTAGCAGATCGAGGATTAATTGCAAAtccaaattcattttttaaatccgaATCA gttcTCAAACGACTCATAAATTATTTGGCAAAATCACCACATCAAAACGATTCCTTAACACCTTCAATTTTAGCATTAAATCTTAGAACTCATCCAAACAAATTACAAGCAAGGTTTGAGTTTAGTGTTTATTACAGGAGATACAACATCGAAATACACCCAGAAACCTATTTATATCACGATGGTTTTCCTCCTCATGGATTGTATCCAATAAATCCTCCTAAATCGCCCCCCAAAAGAAACATTAACGTTAAATTCGCTGTTGGAATGGTGATGAAGCACAAATTATACAACTACGCATGCGTGATTTATGGCTGCGATAACACTTGCGATAGAAAGTATCGAGAAATACcttacaaacaatttaaattggaCGAATCCCAACAGTTTTCTAAAGTTTTATTGGAAGATGGTAGCAAGAGATATGTGGCTCAAGAACATTTGTTGCACAGTGGGTTAAAGGGTGGGTTCGATAAGACTTTGAAAGTTGGAAAGTTTTTTACTCACTTTTTTAAGAATCAATTTGTgccgaattaa